TTCAAGATCAGCTGTTTTATTCTATTGTAAGAATGAAGAATTAGGGATTGGATTTGGGTAGAGAATACTGCTAGTTTGAGTCTCATCAATATTGGGGACGGTGCGGTATAGGTATAATATTTAATGTAGAGGTGTTTTGTGCATTGGTTATTTCTGTGCAGTGGGATTCGTTTTATATTCGGCTTCTATTAGTTTTTATTGGAAGCTGTCAAGGTTACTCCGTAATGATGAGGCATTTTTAACTCACAGCAAGGTTTCGAATTCTGTCAGTACGGAATATATAGTGTAGACTCTATTTGTTACTCTCACATAAAAGAGCCGCCGGAATTAATAACGAAATTTGTATCAGTAACTTGACTTCTACAAATATGATGGAGTCCTGGTGTTTTTTGGAAAAAGCGTGGGGATGTATTTGGAACAGTCAATCAAGAAATTTAAAATAGATGCAGAATCTTAAAATGAGTGGAGGAGATATCATTGTTGCGGATATCTTTGTTATTCAAGAGTTTGGTAAAGAGCAGAATGCTCAGTTAGACAAAAATATGAGTTGATAAAAATACTTCAAGAGAAAATCATATCTGCCAGTGTAGGCATGAATATGGTATTTGTATTCCTACTTCTCAATTAGATCATTTATCCAACAATTGTATAACAGAGTTATATCAATGGATTCCGTTGGCTGCATATGATTTAAATACTATTTTATAGGGTTTTTATATTTTTAAGGAAGTGGATTTATTGTTTAGTTCTGGTATTTTGGGGCAACGAATCCTTCCGGATTTTAAGGATAGAGAATTAACTTTTAATATTCGAATGATATTTTTCACTTCAAAGTAGGGACACCTATTTTTGTGGCTACTACACAAGGATTAAATAAAATTTATCATAATAATTATCATATTATTGATTGTTTGTGTCGGATTTTGGATATATTGTTTGTGCTCTATGATGTTGTTAGAACTAGTATTGAATTAGCGATTTTGCACGAACAGTATGCAGAAAAACGAAAAATTGATTTTTTTGAAAATTCTATTGATGATCTTACTCAAATTGAAATTTTGTTAAAGGCATATGATTTTGTTTCTGATTTAGATTCTGCTAATGATGGTAAAACTTTATTATCTTTTATAGCTTCTTTTTCGAATAAGAATAAAATTAAAGATGCTATTTAGTAAACAAATTACTGATACCCGCATGGTTCTTATACAAAGAAGAGTACGTAGAATTCAAGAAAAAGCATTTGATGATGTTACTAATATTATGTTTATGACTACTACTAATAATAAGCAGACAGGTAGCCATTTTGAATTACCAAAACATGAATTTTATTTTCTTACAGATTCCGATAAAAAATTTATTAATCGTCATGGTTCTAATAGGTTCTTAGAAAGATTGTTCAAAAATGACTGTAGATCCTTCGAGCTCACACAAAAAGCCCGTGAAGCAGCAGCCTTCCTCTGATAGAGCCCTCTCAAGATGAGAAATATTTCAAGGTAGAATTTTTATGGTTGTAGAAAGACCTGTAGATATGTTATCTCGAGCTTCAAGTTGGTATAACATTTACTTAGAAAAGAAATCAGGTCGGTTTAAGGTGTCTCATGAAGTTCTTGAACGTTTAGTCATTATGAAACTGCATACTTAATATTTGGAAGGTAAAGAAATTAATCAATCTCCTATTATAACCAGTACAAATCGTCCTGTAAAAATACAGGCAGAGCTGATGGCTGATTATTATGAAAAAACATTATTGAAAGGAGAAAAATTACATTGGTATGACTATTTATAACAGACGAATATTTAAAAATCGGGTATGGTGTTTCATGGAATAAAGTTCATAGTAAGACTGAAAGAGAAAGAGTAATAAGGAAATTTGCTTTAGAAGTAGCGGCAAAGAATCGTAGGGAAAATTTATTTCCACATCTAAGAACAGATATATGTGTCGCAGATATTTCTGTGACACGAGGACTTGGTAATAATAGCTATTTTGTGGGGACTTTAGAACTATTTAGAAAAGTAGGTAAATTTATTACACCAAACATTAATACAGATAATCTGCCTAATACTTTACTTAAAGGTGAACGTGATGAACCGTGTCATCATATAGTTTTTACAGGCCTTACTCTGGCTTCTGAAGAAATTTAATACAAAGTCGGACTTCAGGGATAATATGATAATTGACTATAAATCTTTATTCTAATTCAACTTAGGAGTCTGGAATGTAGGGTCATTAGGATCCTCATTATAATGAATCCCATCTTCATATTCAAATGCAGGAGTATACATAATCAAATCTGTTTCAAACATATAATGCATTAAATAATTAAGTAGAATTATTTTTAATTTTTTTTTATTATGAGTATGAAATATTTTATAGAAAATGTAATACATCAGTTCAAGTTTTTCTTGTTTGGATGATTTACTGTCAGTATATGCAGCTTTACGAGCACTTTCCGGTAAATTATAATAGGCAATATTATTGAGAAAATATTTGAAAGTACGCATTGATGATATTCCAGAAATCATACCCATAAGGCTGTCCCGTTCCCGAAACCACGGAGTTATCAATCGTATTGATGGTTGGACTTCATCAGGATCCCAATAAAGCATTAAATTTTTTCTAAAATAACCTTCATTTTTATAGGCTTCACAAATTTATAGGCTTCACAAAAATATGGAAAAACAACTTTACTGTATAATGCAGATAATCCATACTGCGATTCCGGTATCGTAAGAACAAACTTTGGATCAAAAATCAGATCCTCATTGAAAAACGGAATGTCATACTTGTTTGTGTATGTGATCACAGTACCGACTTGTGGAAACGTAAGCTAAGAAAAATTAGTTTCATCGAAAGGAGGACATAATTTTTGTATATCTCCGTTCCTTACTCGAATATAAGGAGATAGGTTTTCTTTACTGAAATATTTTCCATATAACTCTTCATAAAGCATGCAATATTCATTTGTAGAATAATCATATTTTTCTGAATCTTTTGTATATTCTGCAAAAGTTATAATGCCTGTATCATTGCTAATTATATAATCAGGTTCTTTTATGACAACAAGCTGCAAAACAGAAAGTGATTGATTCGTTTGTAGTAGTGCTATTTTTTGTACATCCGGCAATTACTAGTGCTAATATAAGTACAGGTTTTTTCATTTTCTTTTCCTAGATAAATTATTCTCCGGAATTCCTTATTTTATTGTAATATTTTTAAACTTTATAGTCAATTTTTTGTTAAAATTTGTGAAAGTTATTTTTCTAATTTACTATTGATGTTTTTGCAAAACAGCTATCAATTCCTGATTTTTTACTTGAACAGGATTAATTTTGATTGTTTCACTGTAGAGAGGAGGCAATGAAGAACAATATTTTAATAATTCTTCTGATGATATTTGCGGTATTACATATTGAAATTGCTGCAAATTATCAGAAGGTAATGGACCTTCCACAGTAGATCCATAGGCTCCTAAATCCAGTAAGCTGTGTGTACTTGTATCCGGTCCAAGAGCAAAAATAAAAGTGCCATGTTTGGGATGTCCCAAATATTCAAAAGCTTCGTATCCTAATTCTTGTGAGAGTTGATAGCGTATTCCTGCATAAGTACGAGTAGTTTCTAGGAAAGCAGTACGGATTGTCGATATATTTTGAGCTCCAGGCAAGCATAAAAGAAGATTGCCAAAATAATCCAGCAAAGCAACAGCACTACCAGGACCATTTTGTTTTTTATCTTGCTGCATTTGTTCTAAGAGATACGGAGCGAGACATACATCTGGTGTGCTCCGTGTGCATGAATATTCAAGACTGTGAGGATATACCTTCTTTAGAGCATTTCTAATAGGATGGTTTTCTGATAATGTTTTAGGATCTTTGAGGTAAGAAGCATCAAGATCATAACTTATTTCATGTCTAATAGGTGCCAGATTTGCAGTATAAATAGATGCACAAAGAGCGAGGGATGTTTCTTTAATACTTTCATTTTTGAATAGCTTAGGTAAGGATGCACCGCCTTCGGGCCGCTTAAAACATGAATTTCCATTAACTTTAGGATAGCTGAACTTTTTGAGAGCAATTTCTTTTTGCAAATAAGTAAGGCTAGGAAAATCCGATTTTCCGTTGTAATTGATTCCAGCCATATTATCGTAAGCGGCTACAACAACATGAAATCCACTGGCTATAATTGAAGCTGTACACATACAGCATGGATCTAAAGAAGTAATTAAAATAATATCTTCCGGCTCAGGCAGAGGAATGCCTTGATGTTTTTGTTTAAAATACCAATCAATGAGTTGTCGTTCTCCATGGGCTGTAGGATCAAATAAAATATTATTTTTTATTACATTATTATGCATTTTGTGAATTAAATTCCCTGCTTTATCCAACAGAATGCCCCCAACACTAAATGTACCTTGACAATAAGCTTCAATAGCCATACTAGCTACCATTAAGATTGATTCATCTAATTTTTTAGTTTGGTGTTTCATAAAGACTCCAATTTTTAATTATACTTCAAGCTTGAAAAATAGTAAAATTGATATCTAGTTCTATTATAAATCTTGACAATTATAAAAAATCACACCACATGTCAAGTATTTAAATGTTCCTTAAAAATGTCAGTGAAAAACTTTATAAATTTTAGGTTATTGAATATAACAAATATGAAAAGTTCGTTTTTTTTAAATAAATATCTGTGTGTGTGTTATTATCTTTGTTATATCTGTTATTATTATTATTATTATTTATGTTATTTTTTTAAATCTTATATCATTGATATATCCTAATAATAATATTATATTTGTTTTTCTTGTATTTTTTCTGGAAATATGAGGTTATTATTGTTTATTTTTGTAACATTTGGCCCTGTTTTTATAGATAAAAGTATTTTCTATCATATTGCTTTTATTACATCAGAAGAAAATAGAATTTCTCTGACTCAATTGGAGGATGCTATTCAAAAGTACTTGTTTGAAGGTTGTCGATCAGGAATGCTCAAATATGCTCAGAATAATATATATTTGCCTACTACAAAATCTAAAATTTATACTAAAATAATGCTATTTATAGGAAAAATAACTCGAAGTATTTAGAATTATCGATTTCTAAAAATCTTTATGATACCAACACTGATGATGAT
This genomic stretch from Brevinema andersonii harbors:
- a CDS encoding nucleoside deaminase; translation: MKHQTKKLDESILMVASMAIEAYCQGTFSVGGILLDKAGNLIHKMHNNVIKNNILFDPTAHGERQLIDWYFKQKHQGIPLPEPEDIILITSLDPCCMCTASIIASGFHVVVAAYDNMAGINYNGKSDFPSLTYLQKEIALKKFSYPKVNGNSCFKRPEGGASLPKLFKNESIKETSLALCASIYTANLAPIRHEISYDLDASYLKDPKTLSENHPIRNALKKVYPHSLEYSCTRSTPDVCLAPYLLEQMQQDKKQNGPGSAVALLDYFGNLLLCLPGAQNISTIRTAFLETTRTYAGIRYQLSQELGYEAFEYLGHPKHGTFIFALGPDTSTHSLLDLGAYGSTVEGPLPSDNLQQFQYVIPQISSEELLKYCSSLPPLYSETIKINPVQVKNQELIAVLQKHQ